A single Phragmites australis chromosome 4, lpPhrAust1.1, whole genome shotgun sequence DNA region contains:
- the LOC133914622 gene encoding uncharacterized protein LOC133914622 codes for MANYLLTALDGPAWSWLFNLPPNPIRSWAELKDQFIANFQGTFEHLGTKNHLHQLNQGKDESLQDFIWRFGDGHNTISDISDESVIIAFKRGIKDIDLVTKLDTRNIQMVKELFELADNSAKRVES; via the coding sequence atggccaactatctGCTGACCGCGCTGGATGGACCAGCATGGTCCTGGTTGTTTAACTTGCCTCCCAACCCGATCCGATCGTGGGCCGAGCTGAAGGAtcagttcatcgccaacttccagggcacgTTCGAGCACCTAGGAACAAAGAACCATCTTCATCAGCTGAACCAAGGCAAAGATGAATCTCTTCAAGACTTCATCTGGAGGTTCGGCGATGGGCACAACACGATCTCGGACATCTCTGACGAGTCAGTCATTATCGCTTTTAAGCGAGGCATCAAGGACATAGATCTGGTCACGAAACTAGATACTAGAAATATTCAAatggtcaaagagctcttcgagttggctGACAATTCTGCAAAGCGTGTTGAATCTTAG